The following coding sequences are from one Beggiatoa alba B18LD window:
- a CDS encoding DUF3592 domain-containing protein, protein MITLLFLLALMVTLLMVAGMMFVFLSSKIADLQLLERAGQRVRAQIMQKQARSRTTAVSYVFNINQQTYQNTVLFPTPKLAYLGNDDTVEVVYQADDPSENYATSVISDKINDYHQILRIVGIAPIVLFLIVIIYWYA, encoded by the coding sequence ATGATTACATTATTATTTTTACTGGCACTCATGGTAACATTACTGATGGTAGCGGGCATGATGTTTGTCTTTTTGTCCAGTAAAATTGCTGATTTACAATTACTTGAGCGTGCAGGACAACGTGTTCGTGCGCAAATTATGCAAAAGCAAGCGAGAAGTCGTACTACGGCTGTGAGTTATGTTTTTAACATTAATCAACAAACTTATCAGAATACTGTGTTATTCCCCACACCAAAGCTGGCTTATTTAGGCAATGACGACACTGTCGAAGTCGTTTATCAAGCGGATGACCCCAGCGAAAATTATGCAACTAGCGTCATTAGCGATAAAATCAACGACTACCATCAAATTTTACGCATTGTCGGTATCGCGCCGATAGTCCTGTTCCTGATAGTGATTATTTACTGGTACGCCTAA
- a CDS encoding TonB-dependent receptor plug domain-containing protein, producing the protein MFNHLSILPLLSLLLPYSSLTIAYTTNANTDDEIIDLSIEELMHVKVQVATKTLEKNLAETPSIVTIVTEEEIANSGARDLIDILRLVPGFNFGVDVSNIVGLGMRGSWAHEGKILLLIDGIEMTERRFGNNPLGNHYPVEQIKRIEIIRGAGSVLYGGFAELGVINIISKQASDLNGVHASVTYGKMESATARQSINLMAGKSLGDAKFTAMGYLGTGRRSDRDYIDPYGDRFSLANENTLDPAFLNLGFQYKNFSSRLLVDNYRTTNRDLFGTIEPIAWNNDFRTLAWQNRYIEHINPKLSIDTQVTLSHQDTWNQLLIDQYQTRATTDRILLNINPRYLFSDTLALSSGLEMFYDRNIDRSTEVRHLSNYHNLTAFLEGAWQSPWGNFTLGARYDKHSKFGDDLSPRLAYTKYFNNQWHFKLLYSGAYRSPTVENDYLNPDIKPEQTDVFETEVGYQFNKEMVLTINLFHIQTKDTIVYDVIPNTITQTYFNAEQSGTQGLEAEFRLIKSWGYATLNYSYAIPNDSANTYKSMNWQTGEEHDLNLAFPAHKITLNSHIKLSASWSINPSWIFLSQRYGYARVDETETPILFESPNTMLTNLFFRYQPKSAKQWEFGLGIYDIFAENLELIQPYNGGHAPLPVTSREVALQVHYQF; encoded by the coding sequence ATGTTCAATCACCTTTCTATACTCCCTCTCTTGAGCCTACTACTACCTTATAGCTCCTTGACCATTGCATACACCACGAATGCTAATACTGATGATGAAATCATTGATTTATCAATAGAAGAGCTAATGCATGTTAAGGTTCAAGTTGCGACTAAAACGCTAGAAAAGAATTTAGCAGAAACACCGAGCATCGTAACCATTGTGACAGAAGAAGAAATTGCAAACAGTGGCGCGCGGGATTTAATCGATATTCTCCGCCTTGTGCCAGGGTTTAACTTTGGTGTCGATGTGAGCAATATTGTTGGCTTAGGTATGCGGGGCAGTTGGGCACATGAAGGAAAAATTTTATTGCTCATCGATGGGATAGAAATGACCGAACGACGTTTCGGCAATAATCCATTGGGCAATCATTATCCTGTTGAACAAATTAAACGTATAGAAATTATTCGTGGGGCAGGCTCTGTGCTCTATGGCGGTTTTGCTGAACTAGGCGTTATTAATATTATTAGTAAGCAAGCAAGTGATTTAAACGGGGTTCATGCCTCTGTCACTTATGGCAAAATGGAATCGGCAACAGCACGACAATCTATAAATTTAATGGCAGGAAAAAGTCTTGGAGACGCTAAATTCACCGCAATGGGTTATCTTGGCACAGGACGACGGAGCGACCGCGATTATATCGACCCTTATGGCGACCGTTTTTCACTGGCAAATGAAAATACATTAGACCCTGCATTTTTAAATTTAGGTTTTCAATATAAAAATTTTAGCAGTCGCTTATTAGTTGATAATTATCGAACTACTAACCGCGATTTATTTGGCACAATTGAACCGATTGCATGGAATAATGATTTTCGTACCCTTGCATGGCAAAACCGCTATATTGAGCATATTAACCCTAAACTTTCCATCGACACGCAAGTGACTCTATCGCACCAAGATACATGGAATCAATTATTAATAGACCAATATCAAACCCGTGCAACAACTGACCGTATTTTACTCAATATTAATCCCCGTTATTTATTCAGTGATACGCTAGCCCTATCTAGCGGTTTAGAAATGTTTTATGACCGCAATATAGACCGCTCGACCGAAGTACGGCATTTATCCAACTATCACAACCTCACCGCTTTTTTAGAAGGTGCGTGGCAAAGTCCATGGGGAAATTTTACCCTAGGAGCACGCTATGACAAACATAGCAAATTTGGGGATGATTTATCACCACGCCTTGCTTATACCAAATATTTTAATAATCAATGGCATTTTAAACTGTTATACAGTGGGGCGTATCGTAGTCCAACGGTAGAAAATGACTACTTAAATCCCGATATAAAGCCAGAGCAGACCGATGTATTTGAAACAGAAGTAGGTTATCAATTCAATAAAGAAATGGTTTTAACCATTAACCTCTTTCATATCCAAACCAAAGATACGATTGTTTATGATGTTATCCCCAACACCATTACGCAAACCTATTTCAATGCAGAACAATCGGGAACACAAGGATTAGAAGCAGAATTTCGTTTGATAAAGTCGTGGGGATACGCAACGCTCAATTACAGCTATGCCATCCCTAATGATAGTGCTAATACTTATAAATCAATGAACTGGCAAACAGGAGAAGAGCACGACCTTAATTTAGCCTTTCCTGCCCATAAAATTACGCTGAATAGCCATATTAAATTATCTGCTTCATGGTCGATTAATCCCTCGTGGATTTTCCTCAGTCAGCGTTATGGTTATGCCCGAGTAGATGAAACAGAAACCCCCATTTTATTTGAATCGCCGAATACAATGCTGACAAATCTCTTTTTTCGTTATCAGCCTAAATCTGCCAAACAATGGGAGTTTGGCTTAGGCATTTATGATATTTTTGCAGAAAATTTAGAACTGATTCAGCCCTACAATGGCGGACACGCGCCGTTACCTGTCACTTCTCGGGAAGTCGCTTTACAAGTACATTATCAATTTTAA
- a CDS encoding TIGR00645 family protein, whose amino-acid sequence MIEKQIERVIFGSRWLLAPFYIGLVATLVVLLVKFLFKFVEMLFSIWSMEGTALVLPILGLVDLVLVSNLLILIIFSGYENFVSKIDEAKTHDDRPDWMGNVDYGSLKIKVIGSIVAISSIDLLKAFFAIEHYDKEDLMWLVIVHLTFVISGVLFAVMERLSHPAHPEPATATADKPHH is encoded by the coding sequence ATGATTGAAAAACAGATTGAACGTGTAATTTTTGGCAGTCGCTGGTTGCTTGCCCCGTTTTATATTGGTCTTGTTGCAACCTTAGTCGTGTTATTAGTCAAGTTCCTATTTAAGTTCGTGGAGATGCTGTTTAGTATCTGGAGCATGGAGGGAACGGCGTTAGTCTTGCCTATTTTAGGATTAGTTGACCTTGTTTTAGTCAGTAATCTGCTGATTCTAATTATTTTTAGTGGGTATGAAAATTTTGTTTCTAAGATTGACGAAGCGAAAACACATGATGACCGCCCTGATTGGATGGGCAATGTCGATTATGGCTCTTTAAAAATTAAAGTAATTGGTTCTATTGTGGCGATTTCTTCTATTGATTTGCTCAAAGCCTTTTTTGCGATTGAGCATTATGATAAGGAGGATTTAATGTGGTTAGTGATTGTGCATTTAACCTTTGTAATTTCTGGAGTGTTATTTGCGGTGATGGAGCGTTTATCCCATCCTGCTCATCCTGAACCTGCTACCGCAACAGCAGATAAGCCTCACCACTAA
- a CDS encoding RNA-binding S4 domain-containing protein — MRDEDDDLDDKVRLDKWLWAARFFKTRSLAIDAITGGKVHINQQRTKPAKEVHIGDEVRIQQGYFERTVIIKGLLKQRRPAAEAALLYEETTESLAKRQTQQEQHQLERLVRPTKAGRPTKRDRRLIHRFTQDEGGKKD; from the coding sequence ATGCGTGATGAAGATGATGATTTAGACGATAAGGTACGTTTAGATAAATGGTTATGGGCTGCCCGTTTTTTTAAAACGCGCAGTTTAGCCATTGATGCGATTACTGGTGGAAAAGTCCATATTAATCAGCAACGCACTAAACCTGCAAAAGAGGTGCATATTGGTGATGAGGTGCGTATTCAGCAAGGCTATTTTGAACGCACAGTGATTATAAAAGGTTTATTAAAACAACGTCGCCCCGCCGCTGAGGCGGCTTTATTATATGAGGAAACCACAGAGAGTCTTGCAAAACGTCAAACTCAGCAAGAGCAACATCAGTTAGAGAGGTTAGTACGTCCTACAAAAGCAGGTCGTCCCACGAAACGCGATAGACGCTTGATTCATCGCTTTACGCAGGACGAAGGCGGGAAAAAGGATTAA